Part of the Bacillus sp. THAF10 genome is shown below.
ATTAAAACGGTAATAACGCCAACGATGCTTGTAACAGGCTCCAATGCAGCAAACGTTCCAGTCATTGGTACTCTAAGAAGTCCAAAACCTGCTAGCATGGCAGCGAAAAATAATAAGACTCGTTCCATGTGACACCCTCCTTTCCCTTTGCTACCACTATATGTATCTAGGCTTAAACTTGTCAGCGCTTTCAAAAAATAAAATAAAATTACTCTTTTCTTTATGAGTGTTGCTTTTAATCAGGAAAAAGTCAGCTTTAGGACCTTTTCTAATCCTCAGATAAGCTAAATTACATATTTATATCTCCTTGTTCGAAAAGAGCACGACAGCACATGGTTTACGGGATTCTTAAAAATACGTAGTAGCAACTAAGTTTGCGAAAACAGCCAATAAAAAAGAAGCTGGTACAAAATTTAAAACACAAACAAAAAGACGAACAATATTAATGCCGGCATTAAATACCGCTATTGATTTCCGTGCAAGACTTCGCTTTCCGCGAGTGACCCGTGAGCCTCCTCGGCTTCGCCTGCGGGGTCTCACATTGGCCACTTCTCTAAGTAGGAGTCTACGTCTTGCACTCCAATCAACCGCTGGTGTCGTTTAAGCAGTAAAAGCATATTTTAATACTAAAAAAACCGAACTGATTTGATCAAATACTCCAATCAGTTCGATTTTTACTTAGGGTAGAACTCTTTTGTCCCAGCATCATCTACATTAATTAATTCATTTCTAACGGCCTTAAACTTTTCTCAATTTCCTCACGCTTCTGCTCTAAAAATGGCGGAAGTGCTAACGTTTGTCCTAACGAATCTTGTGACTCATCCACATCAAACCCAGGGGTATCGGTAGAAAGCTCAAAAAGAATTCCGTTGGGCTCTCTAAAATAAAGTGCTTTAAAGTAATACCTTTCCACTTCTCCGGAATTAGGCAATCTGGTTTGTTTAATCCGCTGTACCCATTGCTGGTACTCTTCTTCATTGGGAATACGAAAAGCAACGTGATGAGCCCCGCCACGACCTAAGCGTTCTTTCGGCAAATCTGGTCTTACTTCGATATGAACCTCAGCGCCTGAACCGCCTTCTCCTGTAGCAAACACCTCTATATCAGGAAAATCCCCTTTTAAAGATGGGTACGAGCCAACATAGCGAAATCCTAAAATGTTCTTAAGAATACTTGTGGTAGGAGGGGCTGATTTTACCGTCAGGGTAACCGGACCTAACCCGAAGATTGCGTGCTCTATCGGGATATCCTTATGCTCCCAAGGAATTCCAGCTGACACACCTTCTTCGTGGTTATCTGCTACAAGAAGTAGCTTTGTTCCTTCAAAGTCTTCAAAGGATAAAGTATCTCGATTTGCTCTTTTTTCTATCTCACCGTGTTTTACGTTAAACTTCTCAAATCGTTGTTTCCAAAAGTGTAAAGATTCTGTTGTAGGAACTCTTAGGGAAGTTTGAGATATGCTAGATGTTCCTTCGTAATTCCTGCCAAGACTCGGTATATCAAAAAAGGTTATTTCGGTACCTGGACTACCCTTTGCGTCGCCATAAAATAGGTGATAAGAGGAGGTATTGTCCTGATTTACTGTTTTTTTTACAAGGCGCATACCAAGAATTTTTGTGAAAAATAGATAGTTATTCTCAGCTTTTGCTGTTAACAAAGAAACATGGTGCAATCCTAATAGGTTCATTATGCATTGCTCCTTTATATGGAATATTATCTTGAATTCAAGATAATTATATCATGATTAGTTTGAGTGAACAAATTTTAGAAAAATGCAAATTTTTAAGGTTTTTTTTGCATTTTTATTGCTAAATCGTTCATTTCAAAATATATTTATAATATAAATATGCAGGAGAGTGATGAGAACTTGGATAGTATACCCTATGACTCGATAATTTTATTAGGGGCATTGTTAATATTATCAGGATATTTTTCCGCATCGGAAACAGCCATTACGAGCGTGAATAAAGTGCGCCTTCGTAATCAGGCAGACAACAATGCTAGAGCAAAACGCTCCTTAAAAATGGCGGAGAACTTTGATCAAAGCATTTCTACCATTCTAATCGGTAATAATATTGTAAATATTGCGCTTGCTACCATCGCGACAAGCATCGCCACCCAAATTTATGGGACAACAGGTAGTACGCTTGCGATAACAACAGCTGTTATCACCGTTTTAGTCCTTATTTTTGGAGAAATTTTGCCAAAATCATTAGCAAAGCAATTTGCCGAAAAGTATCTATTAGTAATATCAGCTTCTTTAATGACAGTCATGAAGCTCTTTTATCCGATCACCTGGTTATTCGTGCAGCTAAGACGTGGTCTTAACGTTCTATTTGGGAATGGCAAAGAAGAACCGACAGTGACAGAGGAAGACGTCATTGCGATGGTGGAAATCGGAGAAGAGGAAGGGACATTTCTCACACAGGAAAAAGAGTTGCTTCATAATGCAATTGCTTTCGATGATATTGTGGTCAAAGATATCTTAACACCAAGACCTGATGTTGTCGCAGTTTCAAATGAAACCTCCATTGAAGAAATTAAAGATATTTTTATAAAAGAACAATATTCACGTTTACCATTATACGAGAACTCTATAGATAATATAATCGGCGTTATTTCACATAGAGACTTTTTCGCACAATATGTACAAAATCCGGATTTTTCCTTAGAAGAGATCGCCAGAAAGCCATATTTTGTTATTGGTTCTGCAAAGATATCCAACCTCCTAAAAGAACTGCAAACTTCACAAAATCATTTGGCCATCGTGCTGGATGAGTATGGGGGAACCGCAGGGATCATTTCGATTGAGGATATTATTGAGGAAATTGTCGGGGAGATCTGGGATGAGCATGACGAAAACGAAAATTTAGTAGAAGTGCTTGACGAACAAAAATTCCGAATGGACGGCAGGCTACCTGTAGAGGATTTCTCAGAGCTCTTGCAGTTTGATGTTGAGGAAACAACGGCCAATACTTTAGGTGGCTGGATATCTGATATGCTTGGCTATCTTCCGAAAAAGGGAGAGCGAGTCGAGTATGAAAGCTTTGTCATTCTTATTGAAGAAGTGAAAAAGCACCGCATTCAAAAGGTTGTTGTCGAAAGAAATTTGGATATTGTTTATTCCGCATAAATATAAAAAGCCTAAACCAAATGAAAAATATGGTTTGGGCTTTTTTGATGTTGGCATTCTCATTCCTCATTCTATATAATCGAACAGGAGGAAGTGATAGTTTATGATGAACAAAACGATTGGTTTTATTGGTAGCGGAAAAATGGCTGAGGCGATTATTGGTGGACTAGTTAAATCAGAGATAACCCAAGCATCTGCCATATACGCAAGTGCAAAAACTGAAGAAACCGTAACGAAAATGAGAACAAAATTCGGCATTAATACTACCACAAATAATGTAGAAGTGGCAGAACACGCGAATATTATAATTCTAGCTGTGAAACCAGATTTACATGCAAGTGTGGTTGAAGAAATAGCAGACAGAGTAAAATCGGATGCATTAATTGTGACGATAGCAGCAGGTATTACGTTATCCTTTCTGGAGCAAGCGTTTGGCAAGGGTATAAAGGCTGTACGAGTAATGCCTAATACCCCTTCTCTAGTTGGTGAAGGAATGAGCGTCATTTGTGCGAACGACCGAGTAGAAGAGGAAGAATTAAAGGCAGTTATTCGTCTCTTTGAAAGCTTTGGAAAAGCAGAAGTTCTACCTGAAAAACTAATGGATGCAGTGCCAGCAGTTAGTGGATCCTCTCCAGCCTATGTGTACATGTTTATCGAGGCATTGGCAGATGGAGCTGTAAAACAAGGCATAGGCCGAAAGCAAGCATACACGCTTGCTGCCCAAGCAGTGTTGGGTGCAGCGAAAATGGTGCTTGAAACAGGTAATCACCCAGGTGAATTAAAGGACAATGTATGCACACCTGGTGGTGCCACGATTGAAGCAGTCGCTGCCCTAGAAAAAAATGGACTCCGTGCTGCAGTTCTGGCTGCAATGGATGCCTGTACCGAAAAATCAAAAGCGTTGAAGGACTCGTGAAAAAAATATACCCCATAAGATGTGATGGGGTATATTTTTTCTTATTTAAACAACTCCAAAAACTCCCCATAGCCTTCCTCTTCCAGCTTATCCTTTGGAACAAACCGAAGCGCGGCTGAATTGATACAATATCGAAGTCCGGTTGGATCAGGGCCATCATCAAAAACATGGCCTAAGTGAGCATCACCAAGCTTACTCCGCACCTCAATTCTAGTTTGAAAAAGTCCTTGGTCTTCTAATTCCACAATGTTTTCCTCCACAAGCGGCTTGGTGAAGCTCGGCCAGCCTGTACCGGAGTCGTATTTGTCTGTTGAGCTAAAAAGTGCTTCTCCAGAGATAAGATCCACATAAATTCCTTCTTTTTCAGAATCCCAAAATTCATTATTAAAGGGCTCTTCCGTTCCATCTTCCTGTGTCACGTGGAACTGTTCAGGAGTTAACACGTATCTTAATTCTTCTTTAGATAAATGCAGGTAGGTCTCATTGTCCTCAATGGCGGAGACACTAACTGTTTTATCGTCACCCCAAACCTCTTCTATGAACGCGTCTCGACCGGAGTTTTCGCGATAGTATTTGTAGCGGATAGAGTTTTGGAGGTAATAATCCTGATGGTAATCCTCGGCTACGTAAAAGGTTTCTGCACTAGTAATTTCCGTCACAATTGGCTTATCAAACCGGCCTGAATCTTCAAGTTCTTTTAACGATTTTTCGGCGAGTTCCTTTTGTTTATCGTCATGATAAAAAATACCAGAACGATATGGTGTGCCTCTATCAACAAATTGACCATCATCATCAGTGGGATCCACCTGTCTCCAAAATACCTCTAAAAGTGTCTCATAATCTATGATGTTAGGATTATAGGAAACAATGACGGCTTCTACATGTCCTGTATCTCCTGTGGTTACCTGGTCATAAGCGGGGGTTTCCACAGTCCCACCAGTATATCCAGACACAACCTCGTATACACCAGGTAAATCCTCAAACGGTGGTTCCATACACCAGAAGCACCCTCCTGCAAACGTTGCGTAAGCTCGATCTTCGCTTTCGTTTAAATCATAGGGAATACTACCAAGCGATTTTTGGGTTAAGGCGGCATATATCTTGGGTATAAACAAATAGGCACCTATGCACACAACCGCTAACATAATCCACATCATGTATTTTTTCATCACAAACAAACTCCTTTTTGAAGTTTTCTTATTTCCATTATAATGTATGAGAACCGTTTTCAATAATAATAAGCGGTTTGCTGCAAAATTTTCCAAGTTTTGATTTATGTGTGTTTCTATATTAATATGATAGTAGATTTGATTGAAAAATCATGTTCAACGATGGAGGACTTCAATGAATATATTTTTAACTGGTGCTACTGGTTTTTTAGGAGGAAGATTGGTACAAAACCTCTTAGAACAAGAGCATACTGTCTTTATACTTGCACGGAACCTTGAGAAAGCGGAAGGCATGAAAGCAAGATTACCACACTCATTTCAAGAGAGAGTGCATATCATTCAGGGCGATATTGTTCAACACAATTTAGGGATTGCTAAAGAAATGGTTAAGAAATTGATAAATAATATAGATGTTTTTTATCACCTTGCCGCACTCGTAAAGTTTGATCATGATTTACGCGATACGCTCATGCTATTAAACTATGAAGGAACGAAAAATGCTATTACATTCGCCCATGAGATCAAAGCTTCCACGTTTTTTCACGTGAGCACGGCATATACTGTGGGCACTTCAAATAAAGGCAATGAAACATTATATGATGTAAATCAGGAATTTAATAATCCGTATGAGGAAAGCAAGGCATTAGCTGAGAATGAAGTAATGAAGTATAGCGATAAGATGAATGTTTCCATATTCAGGCCGGCCATTATTGTAGGCGATTCCAAAACTGGAGAAGCAGACTCGACCTTTACCTTGTATGGCTTTATGAGAGGCTTAGAGCTGTTTAAAAAACGGTTGGAAAGAAAGAATTATCCTGGTAAAGTACACCTTATTGGATCAAAGGATGGTACTTCCAATCTCGTACCTGTGGATTATGTTGCGGACATCCTAACATTGGCGGCAAAAAGGGCGGAAAGAAACAAAATTTATAACATCACCAACCCCGCTCCTCCTACTAATAGGGAGATTTTAGAGACGATTAAATATCATCTTAACTTTGAATCATTAGGAATCTATGAAAAAGGGACAAGTTTTTCCCTCACTCCAGTGGAAGAACAATTAAACAAAATGATTGACGTTTTTGGACCTTATTTGGATAGAAGTATTCACTTTGAGGATAGAAATACGCAAGGGCTGTTAAAAGAAAGCCCAATCGCACACTTGAATATGACAAATGAAATCTTAGAAATTATTGTTCGCGCCTATTTTTCACAAGAAAAAGATGCTATAAAGCTATAAGGAAAAGGAGTGGAAAGCTAATTCCACTCCTTTTTTGTATGTATCCTTACACCGTTTTCTCTAACACATTGCTTTTTTTCATTTGAGCAGGAAGAGACAGGACAAGTGATTTTTTGAACAAGCTACTTTTATATATCACATCCCCACCGTGAGCAAGAATAAGAGTATAAGCGTGGTAAAGGGAAGGGTCGGATTGATTATCAAGTATCGCAGAAAGGTGCTCAAACGATTTTCCTTGCTCATTTTGCATAAAGCCCTTAGATAACTCGACTTCAAACATCACTTCATTTTGATGTAGATAGTGATGAATGGTTAGGTTTTTTCTACTACCATGATCGATGCAATTTTTGAGTAGAGTTAACATAGCCTCCGATAACATATTCATATTCCCTCTAATTCTAAAACTTCGACTGCTGTTAATTTTTATTGTTGATTGTTGGTTTTCTGCGTATGCTTTTAAAGAACTCATCACGTTATTTAACAAATCAGTGGAAGAGATACTTCTCGATGGTGGGGGTTCTACTTTTGCCAATTTGAAGTAAGATAGAAATATTTTCTCCGCTCTATGTAATTCTTTTAAAATAATGGGGACATATTCTTTATTCGTTTTATTTTGCTCTGCACCCAAAATCTCCGTAAAGCCTTTTACAAGGGTTAGTGGTTTATGCACTTCTTCTGAAATATCATCTGCTAAGGTGTTAATATGGTGTAGCTTTCTAAGTTTTTTTATTTGTATTTGTAGTTCATCTAAGGTGCAGAAGTACTCAACTAAGTAAAAAACGAGCATGGTATAGGCAATAACAAGGAAACCTGAGGAAATGACTTGAAACACATAACCCATCATATTTGTTGGAAGGGGACTCTTCTCAGTTAAAATAGGTAAAAGATGTTCAAGGACGTGAAAGGAAAAAGCAATAAAAGAAATAATCAATGCAATTTGGTATTTCGTTGATTTACTGAAATTGCGCCATTTGTCTTGTACAAAAAAGGGAATCAATAAGATGCAAGGAGTAAACAAATAGGTTTGTAGAAAGCTTGGTGGAACTGATGAGTAAAAAGGATAGATAAAAACAGCTCCAAGAGTTAAAAATCCAGCCAAAAATCCGCTATATAATACAGCCATCAAAATAGGAATAAAGGCAAAATGAAGGACTATATTATCCGAAATGGTGATAGGAAAAAGTATACATAGAATCGAGGAAGCAGAACAAAACAAAAATGCAAAAAGCTGGCGAATAAACGCAGATGGCGTTGCTTGACGTTTATAAACGAACTCATAATAAAATACAAGAGGGACGACCATAAAGAATAATTGTAGTAAAATATCTTTCAGTACATTCATTACTAAACCCCTTATCGTGTTGGCAATTGCAATAGGTACTAATAATTTCAAATTACCATAAATAGAAAGAAAATTCTAGACAATTCAAAAAAATTGTAGAAACTTGGAGGAATAAAAAGATGAAGGAGAAGGTCATCACACTATACAAAATGCTGTGGAATAACCGTTCGATGGAGAGTGGAAAAGCGATGGACGAGATAGAAATGCTTCATCAGGCAATCCGCGTAGAATTGTTGGATGAATTAACACATCCAAGAACAAGAAAGCAGCCATCCGATAAATACCTATTAGCCATGAAAAGAATTCTCCATTCTCCATTAAAGGAAGCAGAACAGCTTGCACTTATTAGAGAATTTACTTTCGTATTTGAGCAAATAAAAAAAGAAGGCTGACCAACAGATTTGTCGAAGGTCAGCCTCTTTATAGTCCGAAAATGGAGCGGAACATATTTTTTCGTTTTGTCTTTGAAGGATTTTCATAATCAAAAACCAAAGGGGGATCCTCTGTTGGTGCAGACTTCCCATTGGACTTATCGAGCTTTTGTTCTAGCATTTCTACTTTTTTTGTCAATTCTTCAATTTCCTTTCTTTGCTGAAGAAGCTGATAAGATACAACCTCGTCTGCCTTCTGATGCAATAGCTGCTCTGTGCGCATAATTCTTTCCGTTAAAGCCTTTATTTCTTTCCCTGTCTGTGAAGGCCCTCTTGTCAGGCTTTCTTCTATTTCAGTTTCTTCCTCTATCTCTACCATTTCCATTGTCCCAGCGGTCTCTGAACTACCTTTCATGGTTTCTAATAATGCTATTGCTTCCTCGTCATAAACATAGTGGCCATAATCGTTCTTTGTACAAGGTATTTCATACTTCTTTACCCATTTTCGGACGGTTCTTGGAGCCATTCCTAATTCTTTTGCCACTTCATGTGTTTTTAATAGCATTCCATATCCCTCCCTTTGTACTTAGACTATTTATACATTTTTCCTTGAATTCCTTCACACTAGACAAAACTAGTTATTGTTCGCCAAAACTAGTGAGGATATAACAATGGATATGTCTATATGCACATCTTTTGTCAATTATTCCTAATCAAATATTCCTAGATAACTATTAAAAAAGGATTACGGATGGACCTAAACCTTTTATAATAGAAAGACAAAGGTCTTTAGTCTCTTTGACATACAAACGCATCTATTGTAATCTGAATTTTTAGAAATCTATCCATCATTTGACTTACATATCGTCTTCTTATAAGCGAAAATAGAATATAGCGAAGGAATGATCCATATGATACATCTTAATCAAACCACTGCGAATACAACAAAAATGGATATAGGAAGCAAAATAAAATTTTTTCGCATACAAAAAAATCTGAAGCAGGAAGATCTGGCAAAAGGAATCATTTCTGTTTCCTACTTATCAAAAATTGAAAATAACCTCACTTCCCCTAGCGAAGAGGTACTCCAACTTTTATGCAAACGACTGGATGTAAGCTTAGCTGAACAACAGGATGAGAACATTTTCGAAGAACTTTTATCCTGGTACAAGTCGATGATGTCAAGTAGAGGAGAAAAGGTTCACACCTTGTATGAAGAATTCTCCAATAAGATACAATCTGCAGATACAAAAACCTATATGTATTTTGTGCTTTTTGAACTAAGGTATTATCTATACATGAAAAACCTTTCTCATTCTAAAAAGCTTATAGAAAAGCTTCAGCAGTTTATGGATGTTTTTGACGTACCAATGCATTACTATTTTCAAAAGTTTTATTCGATTTTTGAATACAATCATAATAACTTCAATGAATCGTTGGTGCATCTGAAAAAGGCGGAGCAGCTACTACATCGTAACCCCATCATTGACAAGTTTGAAGAAGCCGATTTGTTTTACTTGTTTGGATTAACGTATAGTCAAACGATGAAAGTCCCACTCAGTATTACCTACACCACCAAAGCACTCCAAGCATTTCAATCAATTTATGATTTTAAAAGAAGTGCAGAATGTCAGGTGCTTTTAGGAATTTCCTACCGGAGAATAGGAGAGTATGATCGTTCTGAAGAAAGCTACATACTTGCGCAAAAGCTTTCTGAATCTCTAGGTAACTCGTATTTACAGGAGCTTATTTATCATAACCTTGGGAAGTTATATGCTATGCAAAATCAACAGACAGAGGCGATTAGAGAATATGAAAAAAGCTACGACCTTTCCAAAAATGAAATTTCCCTAAGAAATGTAAACTCTGTTTATTGCATTCTATTAGAATATGACAAAATGGGAAATCAACTGCAATGTAAAAAATGGCTGCAAATAGGGAAGGATTTACTTAAATACCATCAGGATGATATTGAATACCATTTATATTTTACCTTCCATGAATGCATTCTTTTAGGGGAATATGACCGGTTCGATGAGATTTTTCAGGAAAAGGGTTTACCGTATTTTCAAGATAAGGGCATCCAAGAACCTATTATCATCTATTCAGAAATCCTTGCTCAATATTTTGAGAGTACCTATAAATACAAAAAAGCAAGCTATTATTACTCCATGTGCTATAGAGAGCTTAAGAAACAAACATTTTTACAGTAGGGAGGTAGGACCATGAAAAAGAAGCTTATTGTTGCAACTTTAGCTGTATTTTTTCTTTACGGAGGTGTTATTGGAACAGTGATGCAAGTAGCTCCATCTCAACAAGAAATGCACCTAGTTACAAAAGATATGCATCCAGAACCAATCGAAACTGTGTAATTTGAAGAAAAATCAAAATGTCTACAAAGCGGAGAGAATCAAAGAAGTTTCTAACTGGTGATTGGAGCAAAAGGCGGAGACTCCCGCGAGAGGAGACCCAGCAAGGCGAAGCGTGAAGAGGCTTCCAAATCGCCCTGAAGGCCGTGGAGCTTTTTTAGCAGAAATTGAAAGCTAGTACTCAAATCAGAGGCTGCCCAAAGTAAACTATTTATGACTTTGGGCGGCCCTTTTTTTCATGGTGAAAATTGTTTGAATTCAAGATATATGGGTAAAGGATAATGTAGCAGGAAATAGTAAATTGAACATGAAACAAAAAAAGGAGAGGTTTGGGAAATGGAGACAAACGTAAAGTTAGCCATTATCTATTATAGCTCCACTGGTACAAACTATAAGCTAGCACAAACAGCAAAGGATGCGGCAGAATCTATTGGTGCCCAAGTAAGGCTTTTAAAAGTGAAGGAAACCGCTCCAAAGGAAGCCATTGAGTCTAATGCTGCATGGAGTAAGCATTATGAGGAAACAAAGGATGTTCCAGAAGCAAGCTTGGATGATTTAGAGTGGGCAGATGCGTATCTTTTCTCCGTACCAACTAGATATGGAACCTTGCCTTCTCAAATGAAGTCATTTTTAGATACCACAGGCGGCCTTTGGGCTCAAGGGAAACTCGCGAATAAAGTGGCAAGTGCCATGACCTCTGCGAGCAACCCCCATGGAGGACAAGAGCAAACTATTTTAAATTTATACACGATCATGTACCACTGGGGAGTAATCGTCGCTGCTCCAGGCTACACAGACAGCGTTATCTTTGAAACTGGCGGAAATCCATATGGAACAAGTGTAACAGCAGATCAAGATGGCAACTGGAAAGATGATGTAGCCGCAGCCGTCACCCATCAGACAAAAAGAACGCTTCAGGTAGCTTCTGCAATAAAACATGGAATGCAATAGAAAAAACACCTGTCATTTGCTGTGACAGGTGTTTTCTTAGATTCGGGTTTTGAATTTTTTTAATAAATAGGACCGCTGAACAAACAGATAGGCCAAATAAACCGTCACACAAAAAATCGCTGCAATCATATTAAATAGCATTCCGCCAATGTAGATAAGTCCTTCTGCATGATAGGTGAGAAAATACCAAACACTTGTCGTGATAAACCACGTAAGAATAATAAAGGAAAGACTGATGCTGGTGTGAAAAAAGAAGGCACCTTTTCGAACCACCATGTAGGAGACATAAAGATAACTCACCAAAACAGATGAAACAATGGCTAACACATTCAGCAGCATAATGTAATCATACATCTCCATGTTAAAACTCCTTTGGAAGGGGGAGACCCTTTTTTAAAGTATATTAAAGGACAAAATTAGGAGTGAGTGACAAAGCAAAATATTTGCATAATCTCACCATTAGAGGATAATTAAAGTATTCTAAAAATGGAAGGTGAGAGAGAATGAAAAGTTTAGCATCTACAACTACACTACATAATGGCGTTAAAATGCCTTGGTTTGGTCTTGGGGTATTTAAGGTTGAAGAAGGCCAACAGGTGGAAGATTCCGTAAGAATGGCGATCAATGCAGGCTATAAAAGCATTGATACTGCAGCGATTTACAAGAATGAAGAAGGTGTCGGAAAGGCAATCAAAGAGTCAGATGTTCCCCGTGAAGAACTTTTCATTACTACAAAGGTTTGGAATGCTGATCAAGGCTATGAATCTACCCTACAAGCATTTGAGGATAGCATGCAAAAGCTAGGCCTTGATTATTTAGATCTTTATCTTGTTCACTGGCCGGTAAAAGGGAAGTATGTGGATACTTGGAAGGCACTGGAGAAGCTTTATAAGGACGGAAAAGTGAAAGCAATTGGGGTAAGTAACTTCCAAATCCATCATTTGCAGGATATTTTAGATGTGGCGGAAATAAAGCCAATGGTTAACCAAGTTGAGTACCATCCGAAGCTCTCTCAAGTAGAACTTTTAAACTTCTGTAAAGAAAACGGGATTCAGCTTGAGGCATGGTCACCATTAATGCAAGGTCAGCTTCTTGATAACGAAGTACTTGCAAGTATAGCGGCTACCCACAACAAATCCGTTGCCCAAGTAATTCTTCGCTGGGATCTTCAGAACGGTGTGGTAACGATTCCTAAATCCGTCAAGGAGCATCGCATTAGAGAAAATGCCGATATCTTCGACTTTGAGTTATCTGTTGAAGAAATGCAGAAAATTAATGGTTTGAATGAAGACAAACGAGTTGGTCCAGATCCTGACAATTTTGACTTCTAATGAAAAAAGCTACCACGCAGATTGAATGTGTGGTAGCTTTTTTGATTGGATTAGTTTAGGGCACACCTAGTGAAAACTAAGGTGGCTGAAAAACCGTCAAGCTGGCTGGAAAATCTAAAATGTGGCTGGAAAATCCAAAAAGTGGCCGAAAAATATAAATTGTTGCTGGAAAATCCA
Proteins encoded:
- the wrbA gene encoding NAD(P)H:quinone oxidoreductase, with the translated sequence METNVKLAIIYYSSTGTNYKLAQTAKDAAESIGAQVRLLKVKETAPKEAIESNAAWSKHYEETKDVPEASLDDLEWADAYLFSVPTRYGTLPSQMKSFLDTTGGLWAQGKLANKVASAMTSASNPHGGQEQTILNLYTIMYHWGVIVAAPGYTDSVIFETGGNPYGTSVTADQDGNWKDDVAAAVTHQTKRTLQVASAIKHGMQ
- a CDS encoding aldo/keto reductase; amino-acid sequence: MKSLASTTTLHNGVKMPWFGLGVFKVEEGQQVEDSVRMAINAGYKSIDTAAIYKNEEGVGKAIKESDVPREELFITTKVWNADQGYESTLQAFEDSMQKLGLDYLDLYLVHWPVKGKYVDTWKALEKLYKDGKVKAIGVSNFQIHHLQDILDVAEIKPMVNQVEYHPKLSQVELLNFCKENGIQLEAWSPLMQGQLLDNEVLASIAATHNKSVAQVILRWDLQNGVVTIPKSVKEHRIRENADIFDFELSVEEMQKINGLNEDKRVGPDPDNFDF
- a CDS encoding helix-turn-helix transcriptional regulator, with the translated sequence MIHLNQTTANTTKMDIGSKIKFFRIQKNLKQEDLAKGIISVSYLSKIENNLTSPSEEVLQLLCKRLDVSLAEQQDENIFEELLSWYKSMMSSRGEKVHTLYEEFSNKIQSADTKTYMYFVLFELRYYLYMKNLSHSKKLIEKLQQFMDVFDVPMHYYFQKFYSIFEYNHNNFNESLVHLKKAEQLLHRNPIIDKFEEADLFYLFGLTYSQTMKVPLSITYTTKALQAFQSIYDFKRSAECQVLLGISYRRIGEYDRSEESYILAQKLSESLGNSYLQELIYHNLGKLYAMQNQQTEAIREYEKSYDLSKNEISLRNVNSVYCILLEYDKMGNQLQCKKWLQIGKDLLKYHQDDIEYHLYFTFHECILLGEYDRFDEIFQEKGLPYFQDKGIQEPIIIYSEILAQYFESTYKYKKASYYYSMCYRELKKQTFLQ